One part of the Sporosarcina ureae genome encodes these proteins:
- the spoIVA gene encoding stage IV sporulation protein A, whose translation MMKEELYENLARRTDGDIYIGVVGPVRVGKSTFVKRVMEEVVIPNMTDANDRIRAQDELPQSSPGPVIMTAEPKFVPAQGTSVSIGDGELEFQIRLADCVGYVIDGVKGYEDEDGPKYVHTPWHNEPIPFQEAARIGTDKVIRDHSTIGILLTTDGTVNNISRAAAEVAEKEIVAKLQEIGKPFVIVLNSKMPAHEKALELKHQLHEKYGVPVIAISADQLNAAEIQLILKEALYEFPITDIELQRPDWMEELGDSHKLNSRIDQLITDGFLGVSKIRKVQEIAELLQEEEFIRQAEVIEVDAGKGRAIVKIDMDEQAFVNVCEEFMGTEMRSKKDWLVFIQEAVKAKKSYDMYAEAIDTAKKSGYGVALPSIEDFQPTAPELIKQDTFYGVKMKAKAPSLHIIRIDMEAEFAPLIGSEFHSHHLLKELKNAFLHDREALWETQLFGTPLHEVMKESIRYKTAAVPDRARKRLRETIEQMVNDGNKGMITFIV comes from the coding sequence ATGATGAAAGAAGAACTATACGAAAACTTAGCTAGAAGAACAGACGGCGACATTTATATAGGTGTGGTAGGCCCTGTTCGAGTAGGGAAATCCACTTTTGTCAAACGAGTCATGGAGGAAGTCGTAATTCCTAACATGACGGATGCCAATGATCGAATACGAGCACAAGACGAACTTCCCCAAAGTTCACCAGGTCCCGTAATTATGACTGCAGAACCTAAATTCGTACCTGCCCAAGGAACAAGTGTTTCAATCGGGGATGGCGAACTAGAATTCCAAATTCGCCTAGCAGACTGTGTAGGTTACGTCATTGATGGCGTGAAAGGATATGAAGACGAGGACGGACCGAAATATGTCCATACACCTTGGCATAACGAACCCATCCCGTTCCAAGAAGCAGCACGGATCGGAACGGACAAGGTCATTCGTGATCATTCAACAATTGGTATCTTGCTGACAACAGACGGTACGGTGAATAATATTTCACGGGCTGCTGCTGAAGTGGCGGAGAAAGAAATTGTTGCAAAACTACAAGAGATCGGTAAACCATTTGTCATTGTGTTGAACTCTAAAATGCCTGCTCATGAAAAAGCATTGGAACTAAAACATCAATTGCATGAAAAGTATGGAGTTCCAGTCATTGCAATCAGTGCGGATCAGCTCAATGCAGCAGAGATCCAGTTAATTCTTAAAGAGGCGCTGTATGAATTCCCGATTACGGATATCGAACTACAACGCCCGGATTGGATGGAAGAGCTAGGAGATAGTCATAAACTGAATTCACGTATCGATCAGTTGATCACAGACGGGTTCCTCGGCGTCTCGAAGATTCGTAAAGTCCAGGAGATTGCAGAGTTATTGCAAGAAGAGGAGTTTATTAGGCAAGCAGAAGTAATAGAAGTGGATGCGGGTAAAGGCCGAGCGATCGTGAAGATTGATATGGATGAGCAAGCCTTCGTTAATGTCTGTGAAGAGTTTATGGGGACAGAAATGCGTTCTAAGAAAGATTGGCTCGTATTTATTCAAGAAGCCGTGAAAGCGAAAAAATCTTATGATATGTATGCTGAAGCGATCGATACAGCGAAAAAGTCGGGGTATGGTGTTGCGTTGCCATCGATCGAAGATTTCCAGCCGACTGCTCCTGAATTAATTAAACAAGATACGTTTTATGGTGTAAAGATGAAAGCAAAAGCACCGTCGCTTCATATTATTCGAATCGATATGGAAGCAGAATTTGCTCCATTGATCGGTTCTGAATTCCACAGTCATCACTTGTTAAAAGAATTAAAAAATGCCTTTTTACATGATCGAGAAGCGCTGTGGGAAACGCAGTTATTCGGTACACCACTTCATGAAGTTATGAAAGAAAGTATCCGATATAAGACTGCAGCGGTTCCAGATCGAGCGAGAAAAAGATTGCGTGAAACAATTGAACAAATGGTTAATGATGGAAATAAAGGTATGATTACTTTTATTGTTTAA
- the folE gene encoding GTP cyclohydrolase I FolE: protein MKEQDVNKLEQAVTMILEAIGEDPAREGLVETPKRVAKMYQEVFEGLNKDPRDYFDTVFHENHDEVVLVKDIPFYSMCEHHLVPFFGVAHVAYIPRNGVVAGLSKLARAVETAARRPQLQERITSSVADAMMEKLNPHGVYIIIEAEHMCMTMRGIKKPGAKTITTVARGIYEHDDVKRAEILSLIRTN from the coding sequence ATGAAAGAGCAAGATGTAAATAAATTAGAGCAGGCAGTTACGATGATCTTGGAAGCGATCGGTGAAGATCCGGCTCGTGAAGGATTAGTTGAAACGCCGAAACGTGTAGCGAAAATGTACCAAGAAGTTTTTGAAGGTCTAAATAAAGATCCAAGAGATTATTTTGATACGGTATTTCATGAAAATCATGATGAAGTCGTATTAGTGAAAGATATACCATTTTATTCTATGTGCGAGCATCACTTAGTGCCATTTTTCGGTGTAGCCCATGTAGCATATATTCCACGTAATGGAGTGGTCGCTGGCTTAAGTAAATTAGCTAGAGCGGTTGAAACGGCAGCACGTCGTCCGCAATTGCAAGAACGCATTACATCGAGCGTGGCAGATGCTATGATGGAAAAACTGAATCCGCATGGTGTCTATATCATTATTGAAGCGGAACATATGTGCATGACAATGAGAGGAATCAAGAAGCCTGGAGCGAAAACTATCACGACAGTCGCTAGAGGAATCTATGAACACGATGACGTCAAACGGGCTGAAATTTTATCTCTTATTAGAACAAACTAA
- the mtrB gene encoding trp RNA-binding attenuation protein MtrB, producing MTQPDYLIIKAKKDGVNVIGLTRGNDTKFHHTEKLDRGEVMIAQFTEHTSAIKIRGEAEIHTAHGVVSSEEKE from the coding sequence ATGACACAACCGGATTATCTAATTATTAAAGCTAAAAAAGATGGAGTGAATGTCATTGGACTCACTAGAGGCAATGACACAAAGTTTCACCATACCGAAAAATTAGATAGAGGAGAAGTCATGATCGCGCAGTTTACCGAGCATACATCCGCTATAAAGATTCGGGGAGAAGCTGAAATTCATACAGCTCATGGCGTAGTTTCAAGCGAAGAAAAAGAATGA
- a CDS encoding heptaprenyl diphosphate synthase component 1 encodes METKGFTDQVDNYIYDLRRAIYQPVVERDAGRASIDRRKAALLLLPLLNGEQWTDEMQTAALAIGAIHTAFDVHDQIDIADASSKEQQLMVLAGDHFSGIHYKLLASIPNFHLIRSLSAAIGRVNECKTTLLQTPPTTLEERLQLITEVESACIVEFFDTFGFTRYTHIIETLVPFLWLLDSKQHDLNRMKFPHLVPNTSDTQDWIDQLQQQLKDRLENSFYLHTELVEELQKMTNEQESKLK; translated from the coding sequence ATGGAGACAAAAGGATTCACTGACCAAGTCGACAATTATATATATGATTTGCGACGCGCTATTTACCAGCCAGTGGTCGAACGAGATGCAGGGCGTGCATCGATTGACAGGCGAAAAGCAGCGTTGCTCCTATTGCCTTTGCTCAATGGAGAGCAGTGGACGGACGAGATGCAGACCGCAGCTTTGGCGATTGGTGCCATCCATACGGCATTTGACGTTCATGACCAAATTGATATCGCAGATGCATCATCCAAAGAACAGCAATTGATGGTTCTCGCCGGTGATCACTTCAGTGGTATCCATTACAAGCTATTGGCATCGATTCCGAATTTCCATCTCATTCGTTCCTTGTCTGCAGCAATCGGTAGAGTCAATGAATGCAAGACGACATTGTTACAAACTCCGCCAACAACACTCGAAGAGCGATTACAGTTGATTACTGAAGTGGAAAGCGCGTGTATTGTAGAATTCTTCGACACATTTGGCTTTACGCGGTACACACACATCATCGAGACGCTTGTTCCATTCCTATGGTTGCTTGACAGTAAACAGCATGATTTAAATCGGATGAAATTTCCGCATTTAGTGCCAAATACGAGTGACACGCAAGACTGGATCGATCAATTGCAGCAACAGCTGAAGGATAGATTAGAAAACAGTTTTTATTTACATACTGAATTAGTGGAAGAGTTGCAAAAAATGACGAACGAACAAGAAAGTAAACTGAAGTGA
- a CDS encoding demethylmenaquinone methyltransferase — translation MAVSKEEKVHNVFEKISTDYDKMNSVISFNQHIKWRNDIMVRMNVQPGAKALDVCCGTADWTVALAEAAGPTGEIVGLDFSANMLDSGRDKVAPYPNLTLIQGNAMSLPFPDHSFDYVTIGFGLRNVPDYLTVLKEMRRVLKPGGMAVCLETSQPKIPVYRQGFRFYFKYIMPLFGKLFAKSYKEYSWLQESANDFPGMKELAQLFVDAGYQEVSYKSYSGGAAAGHIGYK, via the coding sequence GTGGCGGTCTCAAAAGAAGAAAAAGTTCATAACGTCTTTGAAAAAATTTCGACAGACTATGATAAAATGAATTCCGTGATCAGTTTCAATCAACATATTAAGTGGCGAAATGATATCATGGTGCGCATGAATGTACAGCCTGGAGCGAAAGCACTTGACGTTTGTTGCGGTACAGCAGACTGGACCGTAGCATTAGCCGAGGCGGCTGGACCTACTGGCGAAATTGTTGGATTGGACTTCAGTGCGAACATGCTGGATTCCGGCAGAGATAAAGTAGCACCTTATCCGAATCTAACATTGATTCAAGGTAATGCCATGTCTCTTCCTTTCCCGGATCATTCATTCGATTATGTGACTATAGGTTTTGGTCTACGAAACGTTCCGGATTACTTAACTGTATTAAAAGAAATGCGACGTGTTTTAAAACCGGGTGGTATGGCAGTATGTTTGGAAACATCTCAACCCAAAATACCTGTCTATCGTCAAGGTTTCCGTTTCTATTTCAAATATATTATGCCGTTATTCGGTAAACTCTTCGCGAAGAGCTATAAAGAATATTCTTGGCTACAAGAATCTGCAAATGATTTCCCAGGCATGAAAGAGTTGGCGCAACTTTTTGTCGATGCAGGATATCAAGAGGTTTCTTATAAGTCTTACAGTGGCGGTGCGGCGGCGGGCCATATCGGTTACAAATAA
- a CDS encoding polyprenyl synthetase family protein: MEKIKLMSLYTDFRKDMSYIEKELERSVQSSSPIVRQASLHLLKAGGKRIRPIFVILAAQSGNYSMENAAKVAVSLELIHMASLVHDDVIDDSDMRRGLETVKAKWNNRVAMYAGDFIFSRALTSIGNIEKASVHQILAETMLEICKGEIIQIDFQQQTDQGLRDYLKRIKRKTALLLSSSCELGALSSDADAETVRKLKRYGYFTGMAFQIIDDILDITSTDAELGKPAGSDLLNGHITLPVLYIKDDEQFKPFMERAFTGEMEESDRQAMLRYIRQSGAIDKAQHVSDLYLIKALKELESLPNSKSKKALIQIADFIGQRKY; this comes from the coding sequence TTGGAGAAAATTAAGTTGATGTCGCTTTATACGGATTTCCGCAAAGACATGTCCTATATTGAAAAAGAACTTGAGCGTTCCGTGCAATCTTCTTCTCCCATTGTTCGTCAAGCTTCTTTGCATTTATTGAAAGCGGGTGGAAAGAGGATTCGGCCGATTTTTGTGATTTTGGCTGCACAGTCTGGTAACTATTCGATGGAAAATGCTGCAAAGGTCGCTGTATCACTAGAATTAATTCACATGGCGTCTCTTGTCCATGATGACGTAATCGATGATTCTGATATGCGGCGCGGATTAGAAACTGTTAAAGCGAAGTGGAACAACAGGGTAGCGATGTATGCAGGCGATTTCATCTTTTCACGTGCGCTGACATCTATAGGCAATATCGAAAAAGCTTCTGTCCATCAAATTTTGGCAGAGACAATGCTTGAGATATGCAAAGGGGAAATCATTCAAATTGATTTCCAGCAACAAACCGATCAAGGATTACGTGATTATTTAAAGCGTATTAAGCGTAAGACGGCTTTATTGCTTTCTTCAAGCTGTGAACTTGGCGCATTAAGTTCGGATGCAGATGCAGAAACTGTTCGGAAATTGAAGCGTTATGGCTATTTCACAGGGATGGCATTTCAAATTATTGATGATATCCTGGACATTACTTCAACAGATGCGGAGCTTGGAAAACCAGCCGGAAGCGATTTATTAAATGGTCATATTACTTTGCCGGTTTTATACATAAAAGATGATGAACAATTCAAACCCTTTATGGAACGTGCGTTTACCGGTGAGATGGAAGAGTCAGATAGACAAGCGATGCTTCGTTATATTCGACAAAGTGGTGCGATCGACAAAGCACAGCATGTGAGTGATTTGTATTTGATCAAAGCGTTGAAGGAATTGGAAAGTCTACCGAATAGCAAATCGAAGAAAGCATTGATTCAAATCGCTGATTTCATCGGACAACGAAAATATTGA
- the ndk gene encoding nucleoside-diphosphate kinase codes for MERTFLMVKPDGVQRNLIGEIVGRFESKGFQLVGGKLMNISQELAEQHYGEHKERPFFGELVEFITSGPVFAMVWEGENVISTSRLMTGATNPKESAPGTIRGDFAVTVGKNIIHGSDSTESASREINLFFKEEELVTYDKTVNNWIN; via the coding sequence ATGGAAAGAACATTTTTAATGGTAAAGCCTGACGGCGTACAACGTAACCTAATTGGTGAAATTGTTGGTCGTTTCGAAAGTAAAGGATTCCAATTAGTTGGCGGGAAATTAATGAACATTTCTCAAGAACTTGCTGAACAGCATTACGGAGAGCACAAAGAACGTCCATTCTTCGGAGAGCTTGTAGAATTCATCACTTCTGGACCAGTTTTCGCAATGGTATGGGAAGGCGAGAACGTAATCTCTACTTCACGCTTAATGACGGGTGCTACAAATCCGAAAGAATCAGCTCCAGGAACGATCCGCGGAGATTTCGCTGTAACAGTAGGCAAGAATATCATTCATGGTTCAGACTCAACTGAGTCAGCAAGCCGCGAGATCAACTTGTTCTTTAAAGAAGAAGAGCTTGTGACTTATGACAAAACAGTGAACAACTGGATTAATTAA
- a CDS encoding CheR family methyltransferase — protein MSDYSILIQGVKKKTGIDLSLYKEAQMKRRLTSLYEKKGFRNFKDYSQAIQTDKDLLEEFLDRMTINVSEFYRNAVRWNVLEKKIFPQLLEKNKRLKIWSAACSTGEEPYSLAMVLSSHVPLRDISIHATDLDLGVLNRAKVGLYNERALKEVPKPIIDKYFIKEGASYQVVDDIKKTVTFKQQNLLEDRYDTNYDLIVCRNVMIYFTEEAKDQIYSNFSKALKPGGILFVGSTEQIFNPEKYNFESVDTFFYRKKQ, from the coding sequence ATGTCTGATTATTCGATATTAATTCAAGGCGTAAAGAAGAAGACCGGGATCGATTTATCTTTATATAAAGAAGCTCAAATGAAGAGAAGACTCACTTCTTTGTATGAAAAAAAAGGCTTCCGTAATTTTAAAGATTACTCTCAAGCTATTCAAACAGACAAAGACTTATTGGAAGAATTCCTTGACCGAATGACGATTAATGTGTCAGAATTTTACCGCAATGCCGTTCGTTGGAATGTCTTAGAGAAGAAGATTTTCCCGCAATTATTAGAGAAAAATAAGCGCTTGAAAATTTGGAGTGCCGCTTGTTCTACGGGAGAAGAGCCTTATTCACTTGCGATGGTTCTGTCCTCACATGTTCCATTGCGTGATATCTCCATCCACGCGACGGATCTTGATCTGGGCGTGTTGAATCGTGCGAAAGTTGGCCTATACAATGAACGTGCATTAAAAGAAGTCCCCAAGCCAATCATTGATAAATATTTCATAAAAGAAGGCGCATCTTATCAAGTTGTAGATGATATTAAGAAAACAGTTACGTTCAAACAACAAAACTTGCTTGAAGATCGCTATGATACAAACTATGACTTGATCGTATGCCGTAATGTGATGATCTATTTCACGGAAGAGGCGAAAGACCAAATCTATTCCAACTTCTCCAAAGCATTAAAGCCAGGGGGGATTCTGTTCGTCGGAAGCACAGAACAGATCTTCAATCCTGAAAAATACAATTTTGAATCAGTAGATACATTCTTTTATAGAAAAAAACAATAA
- the aroC gene encoding chorismate synthase has translation MRFITAGESHGPKLTAIIEGLPAQMELTAEMINKELKRRQGGHGRGRRMQIEKDLVEISSGVRHGKTIGSPVTLTVVNDDWKHWTGIMGVEPLPEDMNPEDVKRQITRPRPGHADLVGGMKYGHRDLRNVLERSSARETTMRVAIGAVAKQFLRQLGIETVAHVTEIGGVQTNPAAYADLSIEELRAIVEEDAVYCADQDASAKMTEAIDAIKKRGDTLGGVVEVIIEGCPPGIGSYVQFDRKMDGKLAGAMMSINAFKGVEVGLGFDMAKMPGSEVHDEIAWNADQGYYRKSNRLGGLEGGMTTGMPIVVRGVMKPIPTLYKPLESVDIDTKEAFVATIERSDPCAVPAASVVAEHVIATEMAKAIMEEFRSDTMDGLQKDIEQYRQYVKEF, from the coding sequence ATGCGCTTTATAACAGCTGGAGAATCACACGGCCCAAAACTTACAGCCATCATTGAAGGATTACCTGCACAGATGGAACTAACGGCTGAAATGATCAATAAAGAATTAAAGAGAAGACAAGGTGGACACGGTAGAGGTCGTAGAATGCAAATAGAGAAGGACCTTGTGGAAATCTCTTCTGGTGTACGCCATGGTAAAACAATAGGCTCACCGGTCACGCTGACGGTTGTTAACGATGATTGGAAGCATTGGACTGGTATTATGGGCGTAGAACCACTTCCCGAAGATATGAATCCTGAAGATGTGAAGCGTCAGATCACTCGTCCACGTCCTGGGCACGCAGATCTTGTAGGTGGCATGAAATATGGTCACCGTGATTTGCGAAATGTCCTTGAACGTTCGTCGGCACGTGAGACAACGATGCGTGTAGCAATCGGAGCAGTTGCGAAGCAATTCTTGCGTCAGCTCGGTATCGAAACTGTAGCGCATGTAACAGAAATTGGTGGCGTTCAAACAAATCCTGCTGCTTATGCAGATTTATCCATAGAAGAACTTCGTGCCATCGTAGAAGAAGATGCAGTATACTGTGCGGATCAAGATGCGTCAGCCAAAATGACAGAAGCGATAGATGCGATTAAAAAACGCGGCGATACACTGGGCGGCGTAGTGGAAGTGATCATCGAAGGATGCCCTCCAGGAATCGGTAGTTATGTACAGTTTGATCGTAAAATGGACGGCAAACTTGCTGGAGCTATGATGAGCATCAACGCATTTAAAGGTGTGGAAGTAGGTCTTGGATTTGATATGGCGAAAATGCCAGGCAGTGAAGTGCATGATGAAATCGCATGGAATGCAGATCAAGGCTATTACCGTAAATCCAATCGTTTAGGTGGACTTGAAGGTGGAATGACGACAGGTATGCCAATCGTAGTTCGCGGTGTAATGAAACCAATTCCGACGCTTTATAAGCCACTCGAAAGCGTAGATATCGATACGAAAGAAGCCTTCGTTGCGACAATTGAGCGATCTGATCCTTGTGCGGTTCCTGCCGCATCCGTTGTAGCTGAGCATGTCATCGCAACTGAAATGGCAAAAGCTATCATGGAGGAATTCCGTTCGGATACAATGGACGGTCTACAGAAGGATATTGAACAATATAGACAATATGTAAAGGAGTTTTAA
- the aroB gene encoding 3-dehydroquinate synthase produces the protein MDKLTVSVRDHRYDVYIGSKTYDLFSTEYAELLSSTDKIGIIADAHVAELHLPLLQQALLRSGREVSVKIVPGGEKCKMPEVYVECQSFLLTEGFTRNSLLIAFGGGACGDLTGFVAATFMRGIRFIQCPTTVLAHDSAVGGKTAINMPEGKNMVGSFHQPSAVLFDTDVFNTLPASEMRSGLAELVKHAFISDAHWTEQLLEKKEFSTPSIEWLEKELLQGIQVKADIVGQDEFEGSTRKFLNFGHTFGHAVEAASGFGALSHGECVMIGMGYAFLLSEKYGDIPEGFTNRYLHFANRNGYTFGPVFSYSFEELLSYMQKDKKASFGKMNFVLLQKIGEPFVKEISAEECQKAFMEFKEKLESEGIV, from the coding sequence ATGGATAAGTTAACGGTTTCCGTCCGCGATCATCGATACGACGTCTATATAGGTTCGAAAACATATGATTTATTTTCGACTGAATATGCAGAGTTACTTAGTTCGACAGATAAAATTGGTATCATTGCCGATGCGCATGTTGCGGAGTTACATCTTCCTTTATTACAACAAGCTCTACTACGTTCTGGTCGCGAGGTATCGGTGAAAATTGTGCCTGGCGGCGAGAAGTGTAAAATGCCAGAAGTTTACGTAGAGTGTCAGTCTTTCTTACTGACTGAAGGTTTTACACGTAATTCACTTCTCATCGCTTTCGGCGGTGGAGCATGCGGAGATCTGACAGGATTTGTGGCAGCTACGTTTATGCGTGGAATTCGCTTCATTCAATGCCCTACAACTGTTCTTGCGCATGATAGTGCAGTCGGTGGCAAGACAGCCATCAATATGCCGGAAGGGAAGAACATGGTCGGTTCATTCCACCAGCCTTCAGCGGTATTATTTGATACGGATGTATTTAACACGTTGCCGGCTTCCGAAATGCGTTCAGGACTAGCGGAATTAGTCAAACACGCCTTTATTTCGGATGCGCATTGGACAGAGCAATTATTGGAAAAGAAGGAGTTCTCTACTCCATCCATCGAGTGGCTTGAAAAAGAATTATTACAAGGCATCCAAGTGAAAGCCGATATTGTAGGACAAGACGAGTTTGAAGGTTCTACACGTAAGTTTCTAAATTTCGGTCATACATTTGGTCATGCAGTAGAAGCGGCATCAGGATTCGGCGCTCTCAGTCATGGAGAATGTGTCATGATCGGTATGGGATATGCTTTCTTGCTAAGTGAAAAATATGGTGATATTCCTGAAGGGTTTACTAATCGTTATCTTCACTTTGCTAACCGTAACGGTTATACATTCGGACCGGTATTCTCTTATAGTTTCGAAGAGTTATTATCCTATATGCAAAAGGATAAAAAAGCTTCATTTGGTAAGATGAATTTTGTGTTACTGCAAAAGATTGGTGAACCGTTTGTGAAGGAAATTAGTGCAGAAGAGTGTCAGAAAGCATTTATGGAGTTCAAAGAGAAATTGGAAAGCGAGGGGATCGTATGA
- the aroH gene encoding chorismate mutase produces the protein MSVRGIRGATTVETDNAQEVLQATESLVLEMAEANQFKPEDIVSVIVSTTVDVKAAFPAKAIRSIEGWTYVPVMCTHEIDVPGSMRMCIRVMMNVNTSKKQNEIQHIYQNKAIQLRPDLQK, from the coding sequence ATGAGTGTAAGAGGAATTAGAGGCGCCACAACTGTGGAAACTGATAACGCGCAAGAAGTGTTACAAGCGACAGAGTCTCTTGTACTCGAAATGGCAGAGGCGAATCAATTTAAACCCGAAGATATCGTTTCGGTCATTGTTTCAACGACAGTGGATGTCAAAGCAGCATTCCCAGCAAAAGCAATCCGCTCAATTGAAGGCTGGACGTATGTGCCGGTTATGTGTACACATGAGATCGATGTACCAGGCTCTATGCGTATGTGTATACGCGTCATGATGAATGTAAATACATCAAAAAAACAAAATGAAATACAACATATCTATCAAAATAAGGCAATTCAATTACGACCTGATCTACAAAAATAA
- the hisC gene encoding histidinol-phosphate transaminase — protein MKWKPILRTMKPYTPGRSLEGVKHTYGLQEVNKLASNENPYGSSPKVAEYLRSKAAQFEIYPDVYTAGLRGKLAEFHQVESNEILFGNGSDEIVTIISRALLQPGTNTVMASITFPQYAHNAKIEGAEIREVAMLENGDHDLEGFLKVADEETAVIWICNPNNPTGNLLSSTAVKNFLDQAPKTALIVLDEAYFEFVTDSSQEDAMKWIHDYDNLIILRTFSKAYGLASFRIGYGVTNADVVSELNKVRNPFNNSSLALAVAEVALEDQEFLQHCVTHNAEERKRYEEYAKQHSLAIYPSATNFVLIAVPGDADEACEVLLQNGYIVRSGNLLGTPGFVRVTIGTHEQNTGLFKAFDQLLTN, from the coding sequence ATGAAGTGGAAACCAATTTTACGTACGATGAAACCTTATACCCCAGGCCGTTCACTAGAAGGTGTAAAACATACATACGGCTTGCAAGAAGTAAATAAGCTCGCTTCAAATGAAAACCCTTATGGTTCATCACCGAAAGTCGCAGAGTATTTACGTTCAAAAGCAGCCCAATTTGAAATATACCCAGATGTATACACAGCAGGTTTACGTGGAAAGCTAGCGGAATTCCATCAAGTTGAATCGAATGAAATTCTTTTCGGAAACGGTTCAGATGAAATTGTTACTATCATTTCACGTGCCTTACTGCAACCGGGTACGAATACAGTGATGGCTTCCATAACGTTTCCTCAATATGCACATAATGCAAAAATTGAGGGAGCGGAAATTCGTGAAGTGGCCATGCTTGAAAATGGCGACCACGATCTAGAAGGCTTTTTAAAAGTTGCGGATGAAGAAACAGCAGTCATCTGGATTTGTAACCCAAACAACCCGACAGGAAATCTTTTGTCGAGTACAGCGGTGAAAAATTTCTTGGATCAAGCGCCTAAGACAGCTCTTATCGTTCTTGATGAAGCGTACTTTGAATTTGTTACGGATTCTTCACAGGAAGACGCAATGAAGTGGATTCATGACTACGATAACTTAATTATTCTTCGTACTTTCTCTAAAGCATATGGACTAGCAAGTTTTCGCATTGGGTACGGTGTGACGAACGCGGATGTAGTATCAGAACTCAATAAAGTACGAAATCCTTTCAACAACAGCTCATTGGCGCTCGCGGTAGCGGAAGTTGCGCTTGAAGATCAGGAGTTTCTTCAACATTGCGTGACCCACAATGCGGAAGAACGAAAACGTTATGAGGAGTATGCAAAACAGCATTCATTAGCAATCTATCCTTCGGCTACTAATTTTGTATTAATCGCTGTACCTGGAGATGCAGATGAAGCATGCGAAGTGTTATTACAAAACGGATATATTGTCCGCAGCGGAAATCTGCTGGGCACACCAGGATTTGTTCGCGTGACAATTGGAACGCATGAGCAAAATACAGGTTTATTCAAAGCATTTGATCAATTATTAACTAACTAG